The Porites lutea chromosome 9, jaPorLute2.1, whole genome shotgun sequence sequence gagctgatgATTACAGCTTCCAAAGCCTAGGATTATGGTTTCCATAAGAAAATTTTCTCGCATTCTAGATTCCGGCTCCCCTTTATACCTGGGGtgatttttatattttctgttGCCCCTGATTTTATCCATTTTTCACTGATTGCAGATGGCGTGGAAGAACAGTACTCATCCATTCCTCCATTTGATGCTAGTGCGGCAACTCCTGCTGATGTCTACAAACTAGATGATAGTAtccttttcaaatttcaaattatgTACAAAATGTTTGTTATAGTCGTATTCTCTAgtattcgttttctttagaGAACATTAGTGGCTTTGACTTTTTAAGTTGCTTTTACTGTCTGGAATACATGGTAAACGTTTGTTTGGAATCCCAAGTTGTTGTGTGTAATCATGAAAATTTACCCTAGACTATATGGTTAGCTATGTGGTTAGGTTAGCCCAGATATTGTTCATGGAATGATGTAACTTAGATAACAGTGCTTTAGAGTGTGTGTGAACTTTCTCTTTATTCATCAACACAATTCTAGCACCAGATCTTTGTTTCATTTCAGCAAAATATTTATAGCATTTTATGTTGAGATCAACACAACTTTCTGTAGTAAACTTGTCAACGTCCCTTGACTTATTGAAGTTATAACTCCTTTGGAATATGAAGTTTTGCAGAAAAAGTCACTGGAACTTAAAAATGCAGAGAGAGATACAATAAACGTGTGGAGAAATCAAAGAAGGTACAAAGTGCATATTTGCAGCTAATGCAGCCTGGGAAATTTTTTGTGCCAAAGATGTATAATGTAATATTTTATAGCAATGATATTTACATCATACTATTTACTGTAACATcttggcttaactgacagacaacTAATAACATTGCGACTTAATTGTATGACTagtcaggtcaataaccagcaTTTAATAACATCAATTACTGACGTGATGAATacttttgactctgaagatgactactgcacaggttgttgaaatgtcagtcactgtcaacaacaacagtcctattccaAACTACGTTCACCCAGAAGATCATCCTCAACCTTCTTTTGAAATGATATTTACTTTTGCCTTTTTATGTTAACGTGTAGGTTCCCAGAGTATATTTTGCGGCATTTAGAAGTCATGTCTGTCAATCCTTCACAGCGTCTCCACCAGTCATGTTGCCTCTTATATTTATCATACATGATAACATTATATGGCTTGAACTATCAGGATCTGAAGAAAAAAGGTGAATGCTTTGGACCGAACAATACACATAGTCATACAATCCTGAGTTCCTTGTGATTGGGTCTTTAGTGGCCAGTTTACAGTCATACCAATAATTTGAGACTGTTTGCGTGTGCCATAGCAGAGACCTTTAGAGTCAAGGACAAGGAGGACCACTAGGACATGATTTAACTTTGATTTAGCTTTTTGGCATTTTAAATTCTAACAAATTTTCTTCTGAGATAGTCTTTCTCATCTTAGAATCTAGAGGTCTCCAATGTGTAAAACAGGCAAAATTTAGAATGAGGCAATCAGAGTGTTTGAAAACAAGTTACGATGTCACTGCTGACCATTTCTGCTGAAAATCATTGTTACCAACAAAAATTGAGATTGAAATCCCTAAATAGCAACAGGACACCCAAGCAACCACAGGAGACCCAAAGATTAGTGTACTGCGTTTGCAGCCAAAAAAAGTTGACTGCAACCTCATGAGCCTGGgtcattttttctcattttatagATCCTCTGTATGGAATGCCTGACATTATACAGAAGAAACTCTTGTCCATGTTTTCACTGCAGAAAGGAAAATTTAGGTAGGAGTAATAATTAACAAGTCAATGTTATCTGAATCAGTACATGAGCTCTCTCCATTCGCAGTTAGATAGAAAATTGCAACTTTTGACACTCTGTGCTGAAGCATTTTTTTTGTGAGCACAAACCTTATTTACAcgatgaaatgaatttttttaaatttacttttgCAGAGCAATTCCAAAAAGACTCAAGGATAAACTTGTGTCTTACATATTAGTGCTAGCATTGATGATTGATGAGTATACATTAGAGTGCAGTGTGATCATGAAAGATCTTGGCATGTCTGATTCAAGGTATGAAACCAACTCTGGGTAATCTGAAAGCACGGAAAATAAGCTTGCATGTCAACACGTCCTGTGTTTTGACAATTTGAACACACTGTTGAAAGGGTACTTTAAAATTCAACTCTTTTGCAAAGATTTGCACAGTTGAGTACTTTGAAACTGAATGGAACTAGAAAATATCCCATCATAAACCCCACTATGGAGTGTTGATGGCAGTTCTAAGGGAGATCCCTCCTCTGCAGAGTGGGCCTCTTTGTGTCGTAGGTAGGCtgggaggagagggaaaaagGAAAGCGCCAGGGAACAATGGAAAGAAGAAAGCCATTTCTCTCCTCCCACCATCCACCATGTGCTTactattgttttgttattctatTTTTAATGGAATACCCAGTGAGAGCCCAGGGCTGTCATGTGGGGCCGGGTAGAGATTTTCCCCGGCTAGTAGAacgtggcccccggctactttcatgggaaaatacaagaaaaatagaactaTAAGAAACCCCTacctgtttgattccccgcctgcttgctgtatttacccggcaacttgaaatcttggtgacagCCCTTGAGAGGCTCTTTAGAGGAGAGAGCAAGGCAAGGGTGACTTGAAAGtcaaatttgtaaaggaaaTTGTGAAgctaattataatattattgaattTTGAGAGGGTTCAGAGGTTCAAACCAATATACCCTCAAGGAGAAAGGTAAAAAGTTTTGGCATCCACAATGTTATTTATTGCTCTCAGAACCCCTGGCGAAAGCCTGCTCCCTCAATGAGCCTCAGCATTCCACGTACAGTTAGTCACCTGATTTCAGGCAAAATCCTTGAAGGGCATGAGCAGTGAGAGAAATGGGGTGGAAACatgtgtttttgcattttttttcccatCTCACTAAACAAACTGCCCACTACACAGGCTTCATGTATCATATGTTTGCATTTTGTAGACTCAGTGCACTGTTAATAGGAATTTCTTTTGATTGGCAGATTAACAGCTCACATGAAAGCGATAGGCTGTGTTGTAAGATCATCAAAAGGACAAAGGAAACGAAAACTTGACGATGAAAAGGACAGCACTCCTTCTTCTAAAACAGCAAGTCTTGAAATTCCTTTACCCCCTGACTTCCAAAATAGCACAAACAGATGATGGCCATTTTGTCTGACTTGCTAATGAATAAATAccgaaataaaattaaacagttCTTGCTGAGgtgaaatttttcatgtttattttgAGATATAACAATCAATTATATGCCTTAAGAAATATAACTGATAGCATTAAAAGACTAGCTCATTTGGCCGAGAACTTGACTGCAGAGAGGGAGGTCATGGGTTTGATTCCTGGAAccagaccaatactcagggtgtTAAAGAACTGAGAAATGTAGGTTCTGCCTTTGCCCTGTAAAAAGGTAGACCTTTGCATGGCCAGGATGACCACGTTAAATGGCAGTCACGTAAACAGTGATTAACTTTATCTTTAGTACTGCTAATTTTAAGCACCATAAAGAACAGCTTAGAAGCCTTGATTCATCCTAGAATAAGGTCCAAGTGGCTCCCAGTTTTCTTGGTGGTAGCTCACCTCTGCCCTTAAAATTACTGGACAGTCTCCTTACACCATACAGAGCTTGGCAACATTGCCAATGTAACTGCTGTTGAATCAGTGTTACAATCAAAAAACAAAAGTGCAGTCAGAGTATATTTTACTGATGCTGTGTTATTCCAGTGCTATGGCTGCATTTATCATAATGAATTTGAATAGTGATTGTTTACTATTGGTGACTCGACATTTCCTGATTATGCAAATGAAGTTCCACAAACCCTTCTTGTCTTTAACTGTAAAGAATTGTTGaaaaaatactttataaaagAGAATTTCCTGAAACAAGCAGATCACATTTATTTAGCTAATCTAGCAGAAAGGTTTATTTACAAATGAACATCAGAATTACAAACTTCCAAAAATACCAGTATTGCAAAGTATTACATTTTCGGCTTATATCAGTGTACAAACCAACTTAgaaaacttaaacaaaaaaacaatgattttcATATTAAAGGCTCAGTCTGTGTTACCCTCTAAATTCTAAACTTTCTGCCTTAGATTGGACACAAACTTGTTATGGCCAATGTGGCTTTCTGTGTGGGAACTTTtcattacaggaaaataatggATGAATAAGTCACgcaatagactgcaaaacaaacggcttttttctcaaaatcagtttGGCATAAGAAGTCTCAAATGCGTGAAGTGCGCAAGCCTtacaaagagagaaaaaggaaacataTTTTTAGTgactctccccagtctcgctctctgttttcagcctcacTCCAGACCTTCTGCTTCACTGTTTGGGAGACTACTTGAATATGCAAAAATACGAACTGTTTTGCAGTCAAGTGAGGCAATACATGATATAGCATTCAGCAATGAACAGTTTTAATGCTTGTTTTGGCATGTCACCTCTCTCCTCACAGAGGTTTTCACTGGGTGGGTATTCCAATAAAAATAGCACCACaagctttcttttttccctctcaCAAGCCTCTATATAACACAAAAAGGACTCTGTGAAGGAGAGAGACATGTCACTGAAACTGTGGAACAAAGCATCATGCAAGACAGCTGTGATTATTTACATACTATTATTTCCAAAAAACAGCATTCACCCTTTTCATGTTGCCCATAAAACACCTTGTtcacccccccaaaaaaactttgcataaacattgtttccaatttctcctgggtattacaatATTGTCCTGaaaagaaactgaagacaacGCTTGTCCAatatttttggggggggggggaataagGTGTTATATGGGCAATAAGACAATGGTGAATTGGTCTAAAGTTTATTGTCCTAAAGTGTCATTGAGGGTTATTTCACAAGAGGCCGTACTCTGTCACTGTCATCTGAGCAACTCATTTCCTTGTATTTTTGAACTTCATCCATGTAAGCTTTCCATGCTGATGACTTGCTCACAGCCTAGTTGTGAGAAAAAGAGACCATCAAAATACAGCTAAACATTAAATGAGGAATGACCCAAACTTCCAAGCCTAAGTAATGGTTGCTAGCTTCTACTAATGAAAATGCTCTAGTCAGTAGAAAACTTAGCATGCACTAAGTTAGTGTGTAATAAGAGGGCAGAAGGCAAGGAGGACAGGgctgagggggggggggggggggtactcccttgtATAAGctgtataggtatgtgccgccccatcgagtagggtttttgcgccgttttggtctgaaaacggatatacactttgcccatttaggtctggaatcgggtgtgGTTTTCGGGGGAACTATGGGAAAGTATGAACatatttattgtttcaattccaaatgagtaagaaagaaagagaaataagtgAATTCAAAATGgtttgaagaatttgtttgtttgtgctCTAATCTAAGtgatgatgacataatttctgccttaaggccaggtctgaaaacggttgcggaaaagtacattttttggtctgaaatcgggtgaGGAAATTGggtggcacacccccaccaagaattcccaggagaaCCCCCCAGGGGACAGGGTTTATCCAAGAATCCACCCAAACTCTCAAGTCAGTAATCTAAAATCAAGCtgcaaaaaaattgcttttcctCTCAAAACTGGGCATCCAAAGGATACTCAGTCACATACAATATAACTGTAACTTGTGGTCGAGATTGGGCGACAATTATGTAAGAGAAAATGTGTGAGAGCTGCTAAAAATTGGCTTGCACTCAGGTGACTCAAAGTAAGGATTCTGGGTCCTAGCAGGATATTTATTTTCTAATAACTGAGGTACATTTTAGGCCACTTAAGATTCTTTTTGAATTTCACTTTTACCTCTTCCTCAGCTTTTTTGGCTGCCTCAGCTGCTTCtttctcttgtttctttttctttgcatgCATCTGCCTAGAAGCTCCACCCATCTTTCCAACTGCAAATGTCCTCTTTCCCTACATTTTTTGGATTAATACTAACACCATAAGATAAGATCATGCTATTAGGATGTTGATAACTCCTCCTGACCTGTATTCCTCAATGACCACCATGTACATGAAGTTCAGATAAGACAGTCAATTTACtacgcttttcaaaaacacgcaaaatcTGAAATTCAATATTCTTcactgctgtcaatcatcttagcagaCCTCTTAGGAAATGGACGTTGACTTGAACAAggtcaaaaggtcatggtttgcaGATTTCAATCTGTTTTGTGTatttgtgtttcaaggttcattgcttgtgGGATTGTAATTACCATTGAGAGTGGAGTAAGATGCAAATGTCAGCTGGCTTTTAAATTTCAGGGTTTGCGTGttattgaaaagcacagtaaTGAACAATAGTAAACAAAGTTCTTTcgttttttcaaagttttaggTACTTTGATACGTCAATTtctgattttcattttcatcttaGTTTCACATCAAATATCAGGAttgattttttgacaaaaagaagTCTTAAGGTTTTCAACTTGGTAAGAAACACAGCCCCATGCATTATTTTGCTAGGCATACATGTTTTGACTGTTCATATTTTATATAAACTGTTTGTGTGAAATTGTATGAGATTGCTACACTCATATTAAACAAATGTATGGGGCTGTGTAGAAAAATCTTATGCTTTCTCTTTCTCCTTGAACAATACCATAAGTGTGTGTTTATACTGAAAATTCAAAAGCTGAAAGAATTCAGGACGTCGACAAGTTTATAAGAATGAAATATGAAACCTGTGAACTATTTTTTGTCAGACTACACGTTCAATCTTTCCCAGCGAAAGGGAAAATATAAGCATTCTTTTTTGCACTAAACCAGACCTGCTGTGCTAACATTTTCGTGGATCCAGGAACTTTTCCCTCGGTTTGGTTCTGTTCGAGGTCTTCTTTGACTTTCTTTTCGACGTTGTCTTCGGAGACTGATTTTTCACTCgctttcgatttctttgattccTCCTCCATCCTTTTTTTGAAAAGTTCTAGAAAACTACCATCATTAGCAAAGGTATTTATGACGCTTGGAGCGCCTGAATGTTCACCCTTTGTAGCTATGCTTGTtgaagaagtagcttcttcCCTGCTGCAGTTCTTTTCAGACGCCATATTGCTTTTCAACAGTGTACCTAATGGCGCAAGGATTTCTGGGGTTGCCTTTTTGGTTTCGTACTTCCGGTTACTTGATGCCTACCAGGAAAGAAATTCACCTCAAAAGCAgattaaaaaattcatttctctGCATAAACCAAAGTGAGTAAAGCTCTATCCTTTGTCTTTCATATTTTGCATAAGGttgtaaaaaaattttaacccttCCTTTGTCCCTCAACCGGTAAAACCACacgttattaatttttacaggGAAAACTGTACACAAGAAGAAAATGCCATATTATTGGCGATAGCCTATGGCTGCCTCTGTCGAAACCCACTGAAATTAAGTATTATGtaaagtatgtatgtaagtAAAGTCTCCCCAAAAAGCTGTCTGCACGCAACAACTTTTGAGGCCCTCTTAGAACGGGGCTCGTAACTTTAAAACAAGTCGTTTCGCGGAGGAAGTGATGGCCCTGTGGAACGTTCCATTTCTCATTCGCACCCCTCTAAGGATGGCAGGTTTTCGAATGGGAGGCGGGGGGTGCGGGGTtcggattttttcttcaaagaagcCGACAAAATTTGGACGCTTCGGACAAATTTTTAAAAGGAGCCGACACAGTTTCCACCCATCTTCGTGTCGTTCGTCACCATTTTAGAAATTAttaattatcatcatttttatcatcatcatcatcgccaccaccaccaccaccaccaccatcatcatcatcatcatcatcatcattataacaattattcactgtAGAAACCTAACAAAATTTCACATGGTTTAAAAGTTGTagtgatttatttttctttacaaaactgTATATTAGACCAAAacactataattatttttgtggtTTTGCTAACACTTGGCAGTAGGTTTAAATCATTGTCTGATATTAAAGTACTGCGGTATAAAAACTACAACTCTCTTGTCACTCAACGCCCCTTTCCAAGAATGACAAGACAAAAATGGCTGGCTGGGAGACTACCAATGCCCTAGTAGAGTTTCAAATACTATGTGCGAGGAAGTTCACATTAATTATTAGCTTGGTACAGCTGCTTCTCTGTCGATATGTTTACAAGCAGGATATAGTTCATTCAAGTTTCATGTcccaattttattttcaatggtTGACTGTTGTTGGAAGTGATTAATTTCTATATCATAACCTACGAAAATATTTATTCTTTGTAAAATGTGTTAAGAAAAAGGCACTTGATATTTAAAGGGTTGCTCAAGGTGACTAACCATGCATGTTTTTCTTAAACGTGCAAGAAGACTCACTTGTTTGGGGTATTTTAAGAATACTTTGGGTGGAGCTGCATTTTAGATGACTCTTTCAGCTGTACACATCAAGTTTTTCAGGGGGAGGAGGTGACTATCTGtaataattttatatatttttcctaTAGCtgtgtaaatttttattgaGCCATCTTGCTGAGAATTGGAAGAATTTGATCAAATCTTGGTCTTTTGGTTGGGTCATTATTCCAGCAGATCTTCACTAGTTTTGACATTTGTGTAGAGGCACCAGGAGGAACAGAAGGTCTCAAGCCTTCTAGAGCAACCTGAGGAgacaaatggaaaaataaaagacaaaactTAGGTCAATAAAATTGATTATTACCACAGAGGGATTCAAAAATAGATGCTTGGCAATAGAGGGAGAACAAATGTTTTGGCAAATGGCAAACCTTaatttgtaccatgtgaccaagtTATCCCTTCAAAAACTAGTCATTAGTTCTACACAAACTGCACtggttttatccataagaattactTTGGACAGTTTTTGTTGGCTTGAGAAATTGTCAACCTTAATCTGGCGTTTTTGAAGTTTTTCAGTGTGATTCTAAATTTCTTTAATGAtagttttagggcctgtttacggGGAGGTGGGCCGGACCCCAGTTAACCCAGTTAGGTGtggtaacctgcctgtccatatgatactgtaaaattccaaaaacaagcccctgggcttatatttttcaaagcccctttttgaggggcttatttttggaggggcttatatttggtggggcttatctacagaaggaaatttgtgttttaagatcgattgggctagccgtatagttggaaggaaatttaccgttttgctttgttttactttgtatttcagggcagtttccaagtacaagccccccgggggcttatatttagaggggcgatttaacggagggtttttgtGTTACgaggtttggggggcttatatttggaggggcttattttcggaattttacggtatctcaTTTTCATTTGGTCATGtcacatgataggtggggtgaccatatgagagattatatgaacaggcgggttacctcacctacctggggtctcaCACCTCCATGTAACAGGCCCTTCAAAGAGTTATTTAAACCTTTAATCCTGATTATCAATTCTCCATTATTGCTGAAATAATAGTACTATGTGTCTAACAGACGTAGAGGGGAAAACTTAAACAAACTTATTGTGCTTGATCATGTCCTAGATTCTTATGACATACTGACTGCCTAAGCATTGACATTGACACAATAAGAATCTTGATTCTCATCACTCTCAGAGATAAATGGCTCCACCAACCTTCATGCCAACTTCCATAGGTGACAGGTTTCCAAACGGAACTTCTCTTGTCACAAGCTCCCAGAGGATCATAGCATAACTCCACATATCGGCAGACCGCTGGTCCACTTCTTCTGGGCTTTTTtgtaaaactgaaaacaaaggaTAATTAGATTAGCTTATATGTGTTAAAGGTATTCTGTAAACTGGCATTGTTATTGTAGACATATCTTATTTGGAAAACTGTCTAAATCAACTTGAAAATTTTGATATCAGAACTAAAAATTCACTTACTGGTAACCAGGCaaaggaaaaatggacaaatacCACCTTAACACTTTTTTTATTAtcttgtattttaaaatcagaTCTGTTATTTCATAGCCACATGACCTGGTTCACATCAAATCACCATGCAATCAAGTCAACAACCAGGTCTTTCTGCAGGTACCATCATCACAAAAGAAACCAAGGCACCAAACAATAGAGCTCTTTTGGGGGCTTAATTGTTTGCctgtattgtttcttttgttgtgtGTATCTGTGGCACGGTACCTACAGAAGGAGCCCAACAAACAATAGCTTGGCAtgtcacccccctcccccctgcctCAGACACTAAATCAAATTTCATGAATATTTATTGTAATCAACCTCTAACCTTTTAACACTGTTCTTAAAATTgagtaaaataatttaaaaatttattaatcaCCCTCAGGAGCCATCCAGTTTGGACTTTCTATTTTGCTGAGGTTCATAAAAGAAAATCTATAATCTGCCATGCTGATTCTTGCTGTAAGATCATCATCAATCTGAAATTACAGTTAAAATGGCATAAAAAAGTGAGACAAGAGAAGTGAAACTGTGTATTCTTGTCTTTCTTAAAATGAAGCATAGTGCTGTGACACATCGCAATTCTTATACCCAGTTTCGACAGTCTTCACTAGGAATGCCTGGACATAAAAAGATTCAAAAGCTGGTATTGTGAGTGCTAGCCCATCATCAGAATAAATACAGGATGGGCTAGTGCCTGAAACGTCAGCATTGAATCTTCTTCATACTACAATGGTAACGGTAATTTCAATTTATCACtgactcagttgataaaaccaacCTTTAGTGCTTTACTCCCCCACCAACACAATCAAgaccaaagtttttttttaaacaaaacccCTCACATATTTTGTTAGCCTGCAAAATGACGTGTGAGAAACaaacgcagaaattccatatccTGATGACGCACTgctacccaaatctgggtagttcttctgattggtcatgctacgtgggaaatttgcttcacccaatcagaagcactaaccAGATTGTCATTTCATGGGGAAACCAGAAGTGGCATCTggaaaatgttggctgttttctcaggtgaATATTTTGCCAGACATGAGTACCCTGTAGACTGTCAGGCTGATTGACAACATTTGGCTAATCCCTAGCCTTGTGTCACTATGAGTACTCACCATAATGTGTGTACTTTTCAGGTATAGTCTTGGGATCAACTGTTCTAAAGAATGCAAGTATTCCATTCCCCTTGCGATGTCTACAGCAAACTTCATTCCCTGTTGTTGATCCACAATAATACCTGCCAAAAGTACCATACCATAAAATTATGATGGACCTCAGTTTTTACAGAAATTTCTAGAACTCATGTGTACCCCTAGGTGGGCAGAAATACTGCTGTCTATTATAGTACAGTAATGAAATATGTTAGCAAACAAGATGCCCAAATAAAAAGATGTTTAGTGTAGAATTATGTTAATTTTACTCACCCGTTCCTTCATGTAGGACGTTATAAAGTGAACCAAATGGTAGATACTGCGATAACACTACTAAGTTCTTGGAATCATTTACAGCACCAATCACAGGAAGAACAttaggatgagaaaatattctgaaaggaaaaataatgatattatcaTTTCAATATGTTCTTTTAGATGCA is a genomic window containing:
- the LOC140948173 gene encoding DNA-directed RNA polymerase I subunit RPA49-like translates to MATARLEYVLSDSSSCVKPFIVHFTNANLRSGKKDNKKIKFACYRWADHTDEKKKKRRTLIAETDKMEYVGQNFGESARSNTLCKYVLGVYNSRTEVMKMYDTEMITLQPKVLVDNELNHAEGEQDNKMELSYIEKNDLLTEAFGSSKKKRAMASRLRNKINNTGLDDTVTEVVQALANEPMDKADGVEEQYSSIPPFDASAATPADVYKLDDIITPLEYEVLQKKSLELKNAERDTINVWRNQRRFPEYILRHLEVMSVNPSQRLHQSCCLLYLSYMITLYGLNYQDLKKKDPLYGMPDIIQKKLLSMFSLQKGKFRAIPKRLKDKLVSYILVLALMIDEYTLECSVIMKDLGMSDSRLTAHMKAIGCVVRSSKGQRKRKLDDEKDSTPSSKTASLEIPLPPDFQNSTNR
- the LOC140948174 gene encoding telomerase RNA component interacting RNase-like, coding for MASEKNCSREEATSSTSIATKGEHSGAPSVINTFANDGSFLELFKKRMEEESKKSKASEKSVSEDNVEKKVKEDLEQNQTEGKVPGSTKMLAQQGKRTFAVGKMGGASRQMHAKKKKQEKEAAEAAKKAEEEAVSKSSAWKAYMDEVQKYKEMSCSDDSDRVRPLVK